The nucleotide sequence TCCAAGCCCGTGCCCGTCGTCGACACCGCACCGGACGCCGGCTCCCAGGTGCCCGCGGAGGGCGTGCCCGGCTGCACCTTGTATGGCGAGCCCCGACAGACAGGCACCAGTCCGGACGTGCTGCCCGAGCTGTCCGGCCTGGCCGCCAGCCAGCGCCACCCCGGCGTCTTCTGGGGAACCAATGACTCCGGCAACGACTTCGAGGCGTTCGCCCTGGACGAGACGGGCGCCGTCCGCGCGCGGCTGACGCTCACCGGCGCCAACCCCCGGGACATCGAGGACGTGACGGTGGGCCCCTGCGCCCCCGGTGACTCGCGCTCCTGCGTCTTCCTGGCGGACATCGGCGACAACTTCGAGCGCCGCGACACGGTGTACCTCTTCCGCTTCCCCGAGCCCGAGACGCTCGCCGACGCCACCCTCGCCGCGGACGTGCTGCCCTTCACCTACGAGGGCGGCCCCCATGATGCCGAATCGCTGGTGATGGACGTGCGCTCGGGACGCCTGGCCATCATCACCAAGTCGCGGGTGTCGCTGGGGGACGTCTTCGCGCTGGAGGGGCTGCGGCCGGGCACGCCCGTCAGGGCGACGAAGCTGGGCACGCTGGAGGTGGCCGGAGGGCTGGACGCGGCCACCACCGCCGCCTCGCTCCACCCATCCGGCCAGCGGCTGCTGCTGCGCACCTATACGCGGGCGTGGGAGCTGCGCCAGCCGGGCGCCGCTCGCCTGGAAGACCTCCTCAAGGGCCAGCTCGTCGAGGTGCCGTCCGCGAGCCAGGCACAGGCCGAGGCCATTACCTTTCTACAGGACGGCAACGGCTACCTGCTGGGCTCGGAGTTCACCAGTCAACCCCTGTACCGCACCGGATGTCGGTGATCCGGCGCATCCCACTCCACACACCGTGAAGCCCGCCTGCCGGGTTGACGGTATGGCGACGGTGAACATCTTTGGCCACAGCCAGGGGTGCCGCCACATGGACACGGTGTCCCTGTTGTGCGGAGGAGGGGGAGGGCGAGCGTGCCGACGATGAAGCCACAGGATTTGCCGCCGGGTATGGGCCCGCGCGGAAAGAAGACGGACAAGCCAGCGCCGACGGGACGGGGGTTCAAGTTCGGGTCGCCGCTGGGCTACATCTTGCTGCTGGTCCTGGGCTTCCTGCTGTTCCGCAACGTCTTCCAGGACGCGGGCGTGCGGCGTGTGAGCTACAGCCAGTTCCGTGATGCGGTGGAGGCGGGCAACTTCAGCCGCGTCCAGATTTCCAACGAGTGGGTGAAGGGGTTCCTCAAGGACACGGCGCAGCCGCCGCCGTCCGGGGACCGCGCGCTGCGCAGCGAGCCCAGCGCCCTGCCATGGATGGCGTACCGCGTGGCGGGTGACGAGGGGCTCGTCCCCATGCTGGAGGAGAAGGGCATCCAGTTCGAGGCGGTGCCCCAGTCCGGCCTGGGCGAGGCGCTGTGGATATGGCTGCTGCCCCTGGGCCTGTTCTTCCTCTTCTGGAGCTTCATGATGCGCAGGGTGGCCGGCGGCATGGGCCAGGGCCCGCAGAGCGTCATGAGCTTTGGCAAGACGCGCGCGAAGGTGCAGGCCGAGGCCGACACCGGCGTGGGCTTCAAGGACGTGGCCGGCGTGGACGAGGCCGTGGACGAGCTGCGCGAAATCGTCGAGTTCCTCAAGACGCCGGAGAAGTTCCGGCGTCTGGGCGGCCGCATCCCCAAGGGCGTGCTGCTGGTGGGCCCTCCGGGCACCGGCAAGACGCTGCTGGCGCGAGCGGTGGCGGGCGAGGCGGGCGTGCCCTTCTTCAGCCTGTCCGGCTCCGAGTTCGTGGAGATGTTCGTCGGCGTGGGCGCCGCCCGCGTGCGAGACCTCTTCGCGCAGGCCACGGCCAAGGCGCCGTGCATCATCTTCATCGACGAGCTGGATGCCATCGGCAAGAGCCGCAATGCGGGCGTGGCCGGCGGCCATGACGAGCGCGAGCAGACGCTCAACCAGCTGCTGGCGGAGATGGACGGCTTCGACAGCCGCGCGGGCCTCATCATCCTCGCGGCCACCAACCGGCCGGAAATCCTGGACAGCGCGCTGATGCGCCCGGGTCGCTTCGACCGGCAGGTGCTGGTGGACCGGCCGGACAAGCGGGGCCGCGAGCGGGTGCTGGAGATCCACTCGAAGGGCGTGAAGCTGGGCTCGGACGTGGACCTCAAGTCCATTGCGTCCCGCACGCCGGGCTTCGCCGGCGCGGACCTGGCCAACGTGGTCAACGAGGCCGCGCTGCTGGCCGCGCGCCGCAACCGCGACGCGGTGATGCGGGCGGACTTCGAGGAGGCGATTGAGCGCGTGGTGGCGGGTCTGGAGAAGAAGAACCGCCGGATGAACGAGCGCGAGAAGGAAATCGTCGCGCACCACGAGGCGGGCCACGCGGTGGTGGGCTGGATGATGCCGCACGCAGAGCGGGTGACGAAGGTGTCCATCATCCCGCGCGGGCTGGCGGCGCTGGGCTACACCATGTCGCTGCCGCTGGAGGACCGCTACCTCATGTCGCTGGAGGAGCTGCGCGACAAGATGGCGGGGATGATGGGCGGCCGCGCCGCGGAGGAGATCTTCATCGGGGAGATCTCCACCGGTGCCTCCAACGACATCCGCCAGGCCACGGAGATGGCCCGGATGATGGTGCGCGACTACGGCATGAGCACCCTGGGCCCGGTGGCCCTGAGCGCCGACCACGGACCGGGCTTCCTCCGCTCCGCGGGCGTGCCCGAGACGCGCAGCTACTCCGAGCAGACCGCGCGGATGATTGACGAGGAGGTCCGCAAGCTCGTCAGCGAGGCGCTGGACAGGGCCCGCGAGGTGCTTACGCTGCACAAGGACAAGGTGCAGGCCGTGGCGGCCCGCCTCCTGGCCACGGAGGTCATCGAAGAGGACACCATGGCGGCCATCCTCGGCCCCAAGGTGGTGGCCCAGCGGGGCCTGCTGCACCCGGAGGCGCGCCAGGTCATCTCCGCGCATCCAGTAGGGGTGGGTGGCAACGAGGAGCAGACGCCGCCGACCCAGCACACCAGCAAGGCGCCCCTGGATTCCTGAGAGACGCTCGGGCGCCTGCCCTGCTGCCGTGCCTTCGCCCACCGACGCCGCATCAGCCTGCGGTGTCCGGTGGGCGAAATTATCTTGAGCCCGAAAGGAGGCGTCGCCGTGGAGAATCGGATCGGCAAGAGCTACGTGGCCCGCAAGGCCCTCTTCGCCAAGGGGTTGAAGGAGGGGCGGCTCACGGTGCAGGAAATCGAGGAGGCGCTTCCCGCGGGGACGCTGACGGCGGCGGAGCGCTGGCTCCTCTACTACTCGCTGCGAGCCGCGCAGGTGGAAATCGTAGACGAGGTGACCGGGCAGGTGGACCACGGCTTCATGGCCGAGTCACCCGCCGCGCCACAGGAGCATTAGCAGCGGACCCGCGTTGACAGGTGCGCCGTCGCGGTTACGTTCCGGGCACAAACCCACCACCGCGCGCCACGGCGCACCCACCATCGCCTCAGGTTCGACATGGACGGCAACACCCGTACCGACGCCACCCCGGAAGCCCAGCAGGCCCAGACCGCCAACGGTGGGGGGCCTGCCCAGGGTAACGGGGAGCCCGCCTCGCAGCAGCCCCAGGCCCCGGAGGAGCGCGCCTCGGCCGAGAGCGCTGCCCCGAAGGCCGACGCGGAGAAGGAGCGGCTGCTGACGGAGCTGGAGGCCACCCGGAAGAAGTACGACCAGCTCGCCCGCGCCTACCAGGACGTGAACCGGGACCGCGAGGAGTTCAAGCAGCGGCTGACCCGCGAGCGCGAGCAGATGATGGACGTGGAGCGCGGCAAGGTGGCTTCCACGCTGCTGGAGGCCATCGACGAGCTGGACCGCTGCCTGTCCGCGAGCGCCCAGGACACGTCGCCGCTGGCCCAGGGCGTGCGGATGATTCGCGAGGCGCTGCTGGTGAAGGTGCAGAACACCGGCATCGAGCGCCTCAAGCTGGTGGGCCTGCCCTTCGACCCCAACGTGGCCGAGGCGGCGGACATGGAGATCACCACCTCCCCGGACGAGGACCAGCGCGTGACGGCGGAGCTGCGCGCCGGCTACAAGCTGAAGGGCCGCGTCATACGCCCCGCCCAGGTGCGCGTGGCCAAGTACGTGGCCCCGGCCCAGGCCTGAGGCCCGTCGGGGAGCCCCCTGGGACGGGCGGTGGGAGCCGCCCGTGGCTCGGCAAGGGCGGTGGAAGCCGCTCGTGGCTCGGCAAGGGCGGTGCACGCCGCCCGTGGCTCGGGAAGTGGCCGGCCAGGGTGACTGTTGGGGCGGATCGCCATGGCCCGCCGTGTAAGCTGTCCCCCCGTGCTCTCCCGACTGCTTTCCGTATGTCTCGTGCTGGCGCTCGCCCCCGTGGCCGGTGCCGCCGAGGGTCCGCTCGACTCCTGGCTCCGTGCGCGGGTGCGCGAGCACTCCGCCTGGTTCGTCGCGCAGGGGCAGGGGAGCCAGGGCCCGGCCACCGCTGAGCCCAGGCCGGGGACGCCTGCCCTGTGGCGCGAGCGTGCCCCGGGGCAGTCCGGCATCCCCGACTTCGTGCCTCCCACGTCGCTGGCGCCGCTGATCCGCGCGGTGGAGGCGGGCGTCGTCAACATCACCACGATGACCCCCCGTGAGAATGGCGTGGGGGGGATGAAGAAGGCCACGGGCTCCGGCTTCGTGCTGACGCCGGACGGCCTGGTCGTCACCAACAACCACGTGGTGGCGGGGGCGCGGCAGATTGCCGTGCGTCTATCGGACGGCCGCGAGTTCGCCGCCGGGGTGGTGGGCCGCGACGCCTCCACGGACGTGGCGCTGCTGCGGCTGAGCGGGGCGGACACGGAGAGCCTGCCGGCGCTGTACCTGGGGGACTCGGACCGGCTGGAGGTGGGCGACTGGGTGGTGGCCATCGGCAACCCCTTCGGGCTGGACCACTCGGTGGCGCACGGGATGATTTCCGCCAAGGAGCGCATCCTGGGCGTGGGCCAGTTCGACGACTTCATCCAGACGGACGCGCTCATCAACCCCGGCAACTCCGGCGGCCCGCTCTTCAACATGAAGGGCGAGGTGGTGGGGGTGAACACGGCCATCATCAGCCAGGGGCAGGGCATCGGCTTCGCGGTGCCCATCAACCTGGTGAAGGACCTGCTGCCCAACCTCCGGGAGAACGGGAAGCTGGAGCGCGGCTGGCTGGGCGTGGACATCATCGACGACGGCCAGAGCGGCGAGCGCCGTGCGCCGGTGGTGCGGGACGTCTACCAGGACAGCCCGGCCGCCTCCGCCGGCATCCGCCCGGGAGACCGGCTGGTGGCGGTGAACGGGCGGACCATCGGCTCGTACCTGCAGCTGCTGCGCAAGGTGGCGCTGCTGGCGCCCGGCACCGAGGCGCGCTTCACCCTGCTGCGTGGGAGCGCCACGCGCGAGGTGTCGGTGCGGCTCACCGTCCGGCCCGCGCAGGAAGTCACGGAGGGGCTGCTGCGGCGGACCACCAGCGACCAGCAGGTGGGGATGGTGCTGACGGACCTGACGCCCGAGGTGGCGGCGCCACTGGGCGCGGAGGCCTGGTCCGGGGCGCTGGTGTCGGCGCTCACGCCGCGGGGGCCGGCGGACGAGGCCGGCCTGCGCGTGGGCGACGTGGTGACCGAGGTCAACCGCCGCCGGGTGAAGGACGCGGCCGGGGTGCGCGCGGCGCTCGCGAAGGGCAGCGCCGGGGCCAGCATCCTGCTGCGTGTGAAGCGGGGCGACGCGCTCCAGTACGTCGCCATCGCCCGCTGAAGCGCTACTGCTTGTTGGCGTCCTTGCCGTTGAGCCACAGGCCGAGCGGATTGCCGGTGCGGCCCTCCGAGACGAGCAGGCCCTCCACCCGGGCGGTGACGCCATGGTTCTTCCCGCCGCCCTTCTTGGGCAGGCTCCACACGCCCTGCGGGGTGAAGACCACCTGCACGCGCACGCCCCGCATGGAGAAGAGGCGGGAGAACATCGGAGCGTTCCACCCCTCCGGGACGGTGCCGGTGACGGTCAGGAACGGGAGGAGGGGGTTGCCGTTGGCGTCCGTCTTCTTCGGCGTGCCGTGGGTGAGGGCGTAGCGGCCACCCGGGAAGAACGGGGTGATGTTGATGGTGTAGTCCCCCGTGCCGGGGTCGTAGGGGCCGGGGGCCAGCATGGTGGCGTCGTCCTCGGTGACGATCATGTACAGCCGCTTGCCCTGGTACTTCTTCCGGAAGGCCTCCGCCTGCGCCTTGCACTGCGGGTCCACGAGCGCGCCCTCACACGCGCCGATGTACTTCTCCAGGAAGGCCCCCAGCCCGCCCAGCGGCTCGGACTCGTCACGCAGCTTCGCGAAGCGGGAGTCCACGTCGGCCAGGGCCAGCGCGGGAAGGAGGAGGGAGACGGCGGCAACCAGGAAGCGACTCACGAGAGGGGACTCCGGGGAACGGGGGTTCAGCCTGGCATGGTGCCATTGGGACTGGAGCGCGGCACCTGTCTCGTGGATGGGTTCGTGGGTGGGTGGGGGTGGATGTAGGTGAAGAACTTGCCTACATATGGCTACCATGTAGGGTGTGCCTGTCACCACCTGTTCCGGGAGGTAGCCCCCAGTGTTCGAGCGTCCGCAGGAGCGTCGTACCCACCTTCGTTTTGACAAGGTCTTCACGGTTTACCTGACCACGCAGGACGGGATGATGCGGGGCGTGGGGCGCAACATCAGCGCGAGGGGCATGTTCGTGGAGGTGCGTGACTCGGTGGGCCTGGGCGAGAAGCTCAAAGTCACCTTCGCCGGCGAGGACGGCACGGAGATGACGTGCCTGTGCGAGGTCCGCTACCAGGTGGCCCTGGCCTTCGGGCGCAAGGACGGGCGCGAGGGCAGCAGCCGCGGGGTGGGGCTGCGAATCGTGGCCTACGAGACGCAGGACGACGCGCCCCTGCTCCTGGTGGACCGCGAGCGGGTGATGCACTGAAGCACTGCCGGGGCCCGTGAAGGGCTGCGCGGCCCGTCGCTCCCGGAACGCGGGGGCCGCGAAAGCACGGTCCGGGCCTTGGAAGCGAGAAGGGCACGTCCTCCACGTGGGAGGCCGTGCCCTTCGTCGTTACAGCGGTGGGAGCTCGCGGAGGACTACTGCGAGAAGCCCTCGAGGAGGTAGTGCGCCTCGATGCGCTTGAGCGCGAGAATCATGGCGGCGCAGCGGGTGTCCACGGCCTCGCCGATGCAGTACTGGCGGCTGTCGTGCATCTCCGTCTTGCGCGGCTGGTTGCGCGAGATGTCGCGGATGATGCGGTAGTTGCGCTTCATGGCGCGCTCGAGGCGCTGGTCGACCTCGGCCTCGCTCCAGCGCTCCATGCGCTTGTTCTGGATCCACTCGTAGTAGCTCACCGTCACACCGCCGGCGTTGGCGATGATGTCCGGGATGAGCTCGATGCCGCGCTTCTGGAGGACGCGGTCGGCTTCCGGGGTGGTGGGGCCGTTGGCGCCCTCGGCGATGAGCTTCACCTTGAGGCGCTCGGCGACGTCGGCGGTGATTTCGCCACCCAGCGCGGCGGGGACGAGGATGTCGGCCTGGACGTCCCAGAGGTCCTTCTTCTCAATCTTCTGGGCGCCAGGGAACCCGAGCACGCTGCGCTTGAGGTTCTTCGGGTCCGCCACATAGGCGGCCAGGGCGTTCACGTCGATGCCGTCACCATTGTAGATGGTGCCGTCGGAGTCATTGACGGCCAGGAGGCGGGCGCCCATGTGGCCGAGGATGAGGGCGGCGTGGCTGCCCACGTTGCCGAAGCCCTGGAGGACGAACGTCTTGCCCTTCACGGACTCGCCGCGGTCGGCGTAGTAGTCCTCGATGCAGTAGGCGACGCCCTGGCCGGTGGCCTTGCCGCGGCCCTCGGAGCCGCCGATGCGGACGTCCTTGCCGGTGACGATGCCGCGCAGGTTGTGGCGCTCGCGCTCACCGTCGGAGAACTGGCGGTACAGCAGCGCCATGATGTCCGGGTTGGTGCCCACGTCCGGGGCGGGGATGTCGATGTTCGGCCCGATGAGGCTCTTGAGCCGGTACATGAAGCGCAGGGTGATGGCCTCGATCTCCTCCTTGCCATACTCGCGCGGGTCGATCTGGATGCCGCCCTTGCCGCCGCCGAACGGCACTTCGGAGATGGCCGTCTTCCAGGTCATCTCCGCGGCCAGCGCCTTGAAGAGGTCCAGGGACACTTCACGGTGGTAGCGCAGGCCGCCCTTGTAGGGGCCGCGGGCCTGGTTGTGCTGGACGCGGTAGGCCTTGAAGCGCTGCGACTCACCGGGGACCAACTGGTAGACCTTGCCGTCCGGCAGGCGCAGGTGGCCCTGGCGGATGGCCACGTCAGAGCCGAGCAGGGCGCGGCCGTTGAGGATGATGTTGCCGTTGGCGAGCAGCTCCAGACCTTCCTTGTTGCGGACCTGCGTCTCCGGGAGGTCGGAGAAGGACTTCGCGCGGTCCGGTGCCAGGGGGACGAGGCGGTCCTTGAGCTTGGCCGTGACGTAGAAGATGTGCTCGTAGTCCGGCTCCTCCAGCTCGAGGCGGACGCGCTTGTCCAGCTTGATGAGGTCCGCGGCGCGATGGAAGATCTCCATCGCCTCGGTGTAGACGGTGCGCTTGGGCGAGGGGGCCGGGGCGCGCATGAAATTCTCTTCGCTGGCCATGACGGGAACCGCTCCTTGTGGGCCCCACCAAAAGGAGGGGGGCACGCGTTGGATGGCGGCCCTTATGCTCATAGCCGCTGGGAGGTTTCAACCGCGCCAAGCAGCGCCTGTTCCTCCAGAATCTGGAGGGATGACGGGCACTTATGGCAACGCGCTGTGTCACCGGGGGCAGACGCGGTGTGTCATGGCTGTCACGGTGGGGTGGCGGGAGCGGTTGCAGATCAAAGGGGCGGGCAGGGGAGCGGGGATGGCGCGTGAAACGGGGCTGATCATTTCTCCTTGCCCCCGCAAAACCCCCATGGTACTTCGCGCCCACCTTTCGTTTCGCCGACATAGCTCAGTTGGTAGAGCAACTGATTCGTAATCAGTAGGTCTCCGGTTCAAATCCGGATGTCGGCTCCAGAACAGAAAAAGGCCGGTTGCCCCAAGGGCAGCCGGCCTTTTTCATTTGGGCCTTTGGGGGAATTGTTGGGTAACGGAGCCCGACGCCCCACGGGAGTAGCTGTCTTGAAGGCGAAACGTCGGGGGAACTCCTGGACGCGGGAGCGCCGCGTGGTGGCCAAGGCCGAGTGGCTGGGTGACGAGCACAACCCTCGCTTCGTCGTGACGTCCCTCTGCGAGGAGCAGCACCCAGCGCGGGCGCTCTACGAGGAGCTGTACTGCGCCAGAGGTGACATAGAGAACCGCATCAAGGAGCAGCAGCTGGGCCTCTTCGCTGACCGAACCAGCGCCCACACGATGCGGGCCAACCAGCTGCGACTGTGGTTCGCCTCCGTGGCCTACGTACTGCTCAACCTGCTGCGGCACTTCGGCCTGAAAGGCACCGAACTCGAGCGTGCGCAGGCGGGCACCCTCCGGCTCAAGCTGCTGAAGGTGGCCGCCGTCGTCCGCGTGAGCATCCGCCGCGTCGTCCTGTCGTTGATCGCTGCCGCCCCAGTGAAAGGCCTCTTCACACGCATCGCGGAGCAACTGCGCGACGTCCCCACTCCCTCCTGACGCTCGCGGCTCTTTGACAATCTCGCGCGGGTCCGGCTCCGGCAGGAGAGGGCCGGGCTTTGCCCGTTGCCGGAACCAGAACCGATGCGAGGCCAAGCGCGCGGCCACCGTCAGGTTACGCTGCAACACCCACCCAGTGTCAGCGCCCGGTGTGACCGATCCGGGCTAGGCTGGGGGCGTGGCTTACCGTGCCTTTTTGTGCTCCGGGGCCTCTCACATCCGCTTCAGGCTAGGTGCGTGTGAGCTGTGCTGCCAGGGCACTCGCGACCCATCATGGCCAGGCAGCTCTGTCGCCGCTGCACTATCGTGCCAGTGAATGGCCCGAGATATTTCCTCCTGGAGGCAGCTCCATGCTCGCGCGGTCGTGCTCGCCCAGCAGGCGGGCGGTCCCCATGGCGTCACGCTCGGCTCCCTCAAGCAGGCTGTCGATGCGGAGCCGGCGCCGGCGCTGGACGGGGCGCTGCTGGAGGAAATCCATGCGCACCTCGATGAGGCTGACACGCTCCCGCGCTTGCTCTTGTGCATGCAGTGCCTGCGCTGGCTGAGCGGCACTCCGTCAATGATTGTCGAGGTGTATCGCTTCACCCGGAGCGCCATCGAGGCTATTCATGCGCTGGGCCGCCAGGAGCTGCTTCCCTTCCGGCTGTCCTTGATTGACGGCCTGCTTGTCTTGGACCTGGACCCGGCGGAGCAGTCTGACCTGCGCTTCCGGCGTGGCAATACCCTCCTAACCCTCGCGCATGACAGGCCGGAGCTGTACGACGCCGCGCTCCAGGACCTGCGGGCCGCCGTCGAGCTTGGCCGTGCGTCAGGGCACGCCCTCGCGGAGATCAATGCGGAGTGCGTGCTGGCGCGAGCCGAGCTCCTTACCTCGCACCCAGGCCGGGCCCTTCTACCCGAGGCGGTCTCCGAGAGGGTGGTTCGGCTCGTAGCCCTGCTCCCACGAGCCGAGCCGCTGGGCATGGCG is from Pyxidicoccus xibeiensis and encodes:
- the ftsH gene encoding ATP-dependent zinc metalloprotease FtsH; the protein is MKPQDLPPGMGPRGKKTDKPAPTGRGFKFGSPLGYILLLVLGFLLFRNVFQDAGVRRVSYSQFRDAVEAGNFSRVQISNEWVKGFLKDTAQPPPSGDRALRSEPSALPWMAYRVAGDEGLVPMLEEKGIQFEAVPQSGLGEALWIWLLPLGLFFLFWSFMMRRVAGGMGQGPQSVMSFGKTRAKVQAEADTGVGFKDVAGVDEAVDELREIVEFLKTPEKFRRLGGRIPKGVLLVGPPGTGKTLLARAVAGEAGVPFFSLSGSEFVEMFVGVGAARVRDLFAQATAKAPCIIFIDELDAIGKSRNAGVAGGHDEREQTLNQLLAEMDGFDSRAGLIILAATNRPEILDSALMRPGRFDRQVLVDRPDKRGRERVLEIHSKGVKLGSDVDLKSIASRTPGFAGADLANVVNEAALLAARRNRDAVMRADFEEAIERVVAGLEKKNRRMNEREKEIVAHHEAGHAVVGWMMPHAERVTKVSIIPRGLAALGYTMSLPLEDRYLMSLEELRDKMAGMMGGRAAEEIFIGEISTGASNDIRQATEMARMMVRDYGMSTLGPVALSADHGPGFLRSAGVPETRSYSEQTARMIDEEVRKLVSEALDRAREVLTLHKDKVQAVAARLLATEVIEEDTMAAILGPKVVAQRGLLHPEARQVISAHPVGVGGNEEQTPPTQHTSKAPLDS
- a CDS encoding RNA polymerase sigma factor region1.1 domain-containing protein — encoded protein: MENRIGKSYVARKALFAKGLKEGRLTVQEIEEALPAGTLTAAERWLLYYSLRAAQVEIVDEVTGQVDHGFMAESPAAPQEH
- a CDS encoding nucleotide exchange factor GrpE gives rise to the protein MDGNTRTDATPEAQQAQTANGGGPAQGNGEPASQQPQAPEERASAESAAPKADAEKERLLTELEATRKKYDQLARAYQDVNRDREEFKQRLTREREQMMDVERGKVASTLLEAIDELDRCLSASAQDTSPLAQGVRMIREALLVKVQNTGIERLKLVGLPFDPNVAEAADMEITTSPDEDQRVTAELRAGYKLKGRVIRPAQVRVAKYVAPAQA
- a CDS encoding trypsin-like peptidase domain-containing protein, which gives rise to MARRVSCPPVLSRLLSVCLVLALAPVAGAAEGPLDSWLRARVREHSAWFVAQGQGSQGPATAEPRPGTPALWRERAPGQSGIPDFVPPTSLAPLIRAVEAGVVNITTMTPRENGVGGMKKATGSGFVLTPDGLVVTNNHVVAGARQIAVRLSDGREFAAGVVGRDASTDVALLRLSGADTESLPALYLGDSDRLEVGDWVVAIGNPFGLDHSVAHGMISAKERILGVGQFDDFIQTDALINPGNSGGPLFNMKGEVVGVNTAIISQGQGIGFAVPINLVKDLLPNLRENGKLERGWLGVDIIDDGQSGERRAPVVRDVYQDSPAASAGIRPGDRLVAVNGRTIGSYLQLLRKVALLAPGTEARFTLLRGSATREVSVRLTVRPAQEVTEGLLRRTTSDQQVGMVLTDLTPEVAAPLGAEAWSGALVSALTPRGPADEAGLRVGDVVTEVNRRRVKDAAGVRAALAKGSAGASILLRVKRGDALQYVAIAR
- a CDS encoding DUF6066 family protein; translation: MSRFLVAAVSLLLPALALADVDSRFAKLRDESEPLGGLGAFLEKYIGACEGALVDPQCKAQAEAFRKKYQGKRLYMIVTEDDATMLAPGPYDPGTGDYTINITPFFPGGRYALTHGTPKKTDANGNPLLPFLTVTGTVPEGWNAPMFSRLFSMRGVRVQVVFTPQGVWSLPKKGGGKNHGVTARVEGLLVSEGRTGNPLGLWLNGKDANKQ
- a CDS encoding PilZ domain-containing protein, translating into MFERPQERRTHLRFDKVFTVYLTTQDGMMRGVGRNISARGMFVEVRDSVGLGEKLKVTFAGEDGTEMTCLCEVRYQVALAFGRKDGREGSSRGVGLRIVAYETQDDAPLLLVDRERVMH
- a CDS encoding Glu/Leu/Phe/Val family dehydrogenase, yielding MASEENFMRAPAPSPKRTVYTEAMEIFHRAADLIKLDKRVRLELEEPDYEHIFYVTAKLKDRLVPLAPDRAKSFSDLPETQVRNKEGLELLANGNIILNGRALLGSDVAIRQGHLRLPDGKVYQLVPGESQRFKAYRVQHNQARGPYKGGLRYHREVSLDLFKALAAEMTWKTAISEVPFGGGKGGIQIDPREYGKEEIEAITLRFMYRLKSLIGPNIDIPAPDVGTNPDIMALLYRQFSDGERERHNLRGIVTGKDVRIGGSEGRGKATGQGVAYCIEDYYADRGESVKGKTFVLQGFGNVGSHAALILGHMGARLLAVNDSDGTIYNGDGIDVNALAAYVADPKNLKRSVLGFPGAQKIEKKDLWDVQADILVPAALGGEITADVAERLKVKLIAEGANGPTTPEADRVLQKRGIELIPDIIANAGGVTVSYYEWIQNKRMERWSEAEVDQRLERAMKRNYRIIRDISRNQPRKTEMHDSRQYCIGEAVDTRCAAMILALKRIEAHYLLEGFSQ